One part of the uncultured Celeribacter sp. genome encodes these proteins:
- a CDS encoding di-heme oxidoredictase family protein, with protein sequence MTPNKIGTFLVLSLLGQGAQALDFPTSDPHLNVVPLSAAERARVADVVVPTTQFSAPEAFEAKPGGAGTVSDPGDDSAFTLPSANLPFDLKLDFELGNALFAKLWVSSPSSTRASDGLGPLYNARSCQRCHINDGRGHPPEHAEDSRTSMFLRLSVPAQQGAPLTEIETYLAALDGAGGTARTRPDPVYGGQLQDRALAGMAPEGQMDIRYSEIDVALSGGETVTLRAPRYSISDPGYGPLSDQLQLSPRVANPMIGLGLLEAIPAVDILAHADPDDLDGDGISGRPNLVWSRRFDQPMLGRFGWKAGEPTVEEQSAAAFHGDIGISSPLFTPPAGDCTEAQSTCIEAPHGAGDVRGDEIDQDGLDLVSFYARNLAVPARRDVDNPQVLQGKKVFYEAQCAACHTPKFVTARLEGDARAPQSFQLIWPYSDLLLHDMGEGLADHRPEGRATGREWRTAPLWGIGLTARVSGSNTYLHDGRARSLLEAVLWHGGEAQKARDTVVNMPKADRDALIRFLESL encoded by the coding sequence ATGACGCCGAATAAGATCGGCACGTTTCTGGTCCTGTCCCTTCTGGGGCAGGGCGCACAGGCTCTTGATTTCCCAACATCTGATCCGCATCTGAACGTCGTGCCGCTGAGCGCGGCGGAGCGCGCGCGTGTCGCCGATGTGGTGGTGCCGACAACACAGTTTTCCGCCCCCGAGGCTTTTGAGGCCAAACCGGGCGGGGCTGGCACCGTGTCAGATCCCGGGGATGACTCTGCTTTTACCCTGCCGTCCGCGAACCTGCCGTTCGATCTGAAGCTGGACTTTGAGTTGGGCAATGCACTTTTTGCCAAGCTCTGGGTCTCTTCGCCGTCCTCGACGCGGGCCTCAGACGGTTTAGGGCCGCTTTACAACGCGCGCTCCTGTCAGCGCTGCCATATCAACGACGGGCGCGGGCATCCGCCAGAGCATGCCGAAGACAGCCGCACGTCAATGTTCCTGCGCTTGTCTGTACCGGCGCAGCAGGGTGCACCGCTGACCGAGATTGAAACCTATCTGGCTGCTCTGGATGGGGCGGGAGGGACGGCGCGCACACGCCCGGATCCTGTCTATGGTGGGCAATTGCAGGATCGGGCTCTGGCTGGCATGGCGCCCGAAGGCCAGATGGACATCCGCTACAGTGAGATTGACGTGGCCCTGTCCGGCGGCGAGACCGTGACCCTGCGCGCGCCCCGGTACAGCATCTCGGACCCGGGCTACGGTCCGCTGTCCGATCAACTGCAACTGTCGCCGCGCGTGGCCAATCCGATGATCGGTCTCGGTCTTCTTGAGGCGATTCCAGCTGTCGACATTCTGGCCCATGCCGATCCCGACGATCTGGATGGCGATGGCATCTCAGGGCGGCCCAATCTGGTCTGGTCACGCCGTTTTGATCAGCCGATGCTGGGGCGCTTTGGCTGGAAAGCCGGGGAACCTACGGTTGAGGAGCAAAGTGCTGCGGCCTTTCACGGTGATATTGGGATCTCTTCGCCGCTGTTTACGCCCCCCGCAGGCGACTGTACCGAGGCACAGAGCACCTGCATCGAGGCGCCGCACGGCGCGGGGGATGTGCGGGGCGACGAGATCGATCAGGACGGTCTGGATTTGGTCAGTTTCTACGCGCGAAACTTAGCTGTTCCCGCCCGCAGGGATGTCGATAACCCGCAGGTTTTGCAGGGGAAAAAGGTCTTTTATGAGGCGCAATGTGCGGCCTGCCATACCCCCAAATTCGTCACCGCGCGTCTTGAGGGCGATGCGCGCGCGCCGCAGTCGTTTCAGCTGATCTGGCCCTACAGCGATCTGTTGCTGCACGATATGGGCGAAGGTCTGGCGGACCACCGTCCCGAAGGGCGGGCCACGGGGCGTGAATGGCGCACCGCGCCGCTCTGGGGGATCGGTTTGACGGCGCGGGTTTCGGGGTCTAACACCTATTTGCACGACGGGCGTGCCCGCTCGCTTCTGGAGGCCGTGCTCTGGCATGGCGGCGAGGCGCAAAAGGCACGCGACACCGTGGTCAATATGCCCAAAGCCGACCGCGATGCCCTGATCCGTTTTCTTGAAAGCCTGTGA